One stretch of Plasmodium vivax chromosome 8, whole genome shotgun sequence DNA includes these proteins:
- a CDS encoding hypothetical protein, conserved (encoded by transcript PVX_095060A), which yields MPICFSVHNLAGYNERCNTVLYREPIRTNKSYASKYIIFFPGDYSNFFTNSIYTSFKLEATNECSDYCYSYEALFWVLSSKYLYDHLVFIKPSLFVNHFSSFSNFLNPSDVSLSGHGHPVTVARGTGHVNTGGTNPGDAVVPAKSVNHLLCLLLSLDERLSGGSVGSGESGLNGDHTASVNGTPCGDSNGEGTHTSAHGRSDHTDGPPPLSPLKRRLVLIGFSRGCSVLFALMREANEGQLLLPYVDSVYLLDPGFNKRLYNTEIESSALEKVAQCGLKIFLHSTPHQVTNKNDVHIHSELLNFLKKLRQHGVGTFPYIHYIRNAKLVNHLNLHFEILVDFTDDVLEDPSEASSLSRSCKEQGITVCRSKTSVRDFLFENWRSN from the coding sequence ATGCCGATCTGCTTCAGCGTCCACAACTTGGCAGGCTACAATGAGAGGTGCAACACCGTGCTGTACAGGGAGCCCATACGCACGAACAAATCTTACGCCAGCAAGtacattattttcttcccaGGGGActattcaaattttttcaccAACTCTATATATACGTCCTTTAAGCTAGAGGCTACTAACGAATGCTCAGACTACTGCTACAGTTATGAAGCCCTATTCTGGGTCCTATCCTCCAAGTACTTGTATGACCACTTAGTTTTTATTAAGCCTAGCCTTTTTGTAAATcacttttcctccttttctaattttttaaatccatCTGATGTTTCGCTCAGCGGGCATGGTCACCCTGTGACTGTGGCAAGAGGGACAGGGCACGTTAACACAGGGGGAACAAATCCCGGCGATGCGGTGGTGCCTGCCAAAAGTGTGAACCATTTGTTGTGTCTGCTGTTATCGCTGGATGAGCGGCTATCTGGGGGGAGCGTCGGAAGCGGGGAAAGCGGACTAAACGGGGATCACACCGCGTCCGTTAATGGCACCCCATGCGGTGATTCTAATGGGGAAGGGACTCACACAAGTGCGCATGGGAGGAGTGACCACACTGATGGACCCCCACCGCTGAGCCCACTAAAACGCAGACTCGTTTTGATCGGATTCAGCAGGGGGTGCTCAGTTCTGTTCGCCCTGATGAGGGAGGCCAACGAGGGTCAGCTTCTCCTTCCGTACGTCGATTCGGTGTACCTCCTAGACCCCGGGTTCAACAAAAGGCTATACAACACCGAGATAGAAAGCAGCGCTTTAGAGAAGGTCGCTCAGTGCGGACTGAAAATATTCCTCCACTCGACGCCTCACCAGGTGACCAACAAAAACGATGTGCACATCCACAGCGAACTGTTAaactttttgaagaagctgaGGCAGCATGGGGTAGGGACCTTCCCATATATACACTACATTAGGAATGCCAAGTTGGTGAACCACCTAAATCTGCATTTTGAAATCCTCGTGGATTTTACCGACGACGTGTTGGAAGACCCCAGCGAGGCCTCCTCCCTGTCCAGGTCCTGCAAGGAGCAGGGAATCACCGTGTGCAGGAGCAAAACGTCTGTCAGGGATTTCTTGTTTGAAAATTGGAGGAGCAATTAG
- a CDS encoding hypothetical protein, conserved (encoded by transcript PVX_095070A), producing MKAPLKKAKEERGYYSCVDFENLYNKKKKSKSRYTTYRKKHYSDSELFEKKKVQIKKKNGCMYVQKHYIPSSKDNDRLYLFDNITIYKNHFDKYEEKNDEKLSNLKKILKIYENVTTNEKKKLYELIKFFSFTQGGFQNDKLRQKLWLLLLGFNINLSKEKNYNDHPISILCMKHKNKFKFVNSAKHFKLKWIQEEDGAGDWRPRECAKGDLRQKGGTTPHTQSQNKIYYYDNFSCPRKKEFVFTYGVSDEGGGLPPSADQGGRLPPTTGAPSEGCPSVGRTKSSDKDGSGAQCGNKAAAHDGHCRNRKSTRARRRFYQKEEDEKCHSASPSASPAPPSCSSRTSSTPSGRTELLCIPALEAVDHCASENSLYLSDSFISSTTSFTASSVSSFASNCSDDMDMVGSKSRSRQKRRTPPLHFFSSSHSNDGAREGRSKGSKSLKRRSSSKRVNAPQRSVLPGKAQPNDDSFPFFSEEKYPKKKKTNKIAKREIEKQAKRCIEKKTKKIIHFLLHIDKEKNNYDKKKNIKFIIKLFKVIYKNMLEVDLYIVDYILRKNQTKEDTNILSYLKYNIENNYNFNSNLNKWIIDSVLLDENERVQVKKDVKRSVNTWNIHKYNIYEIKKKYQYILKNVICSILYKHSNKIFYAQGVHDVCLVFVTLYFHHFLRRYKKYVFLEHFISKFVVNKICDFIFSKLKRECNGQHPPGGSTSQVFFPHEGGTAEQEGKKVSTPVPHNNEDGEAKGGTLPPTKRKGPLIGGDIFQNNIYDMFLMEERYIEKICLLNNINLERYIKYKKKKKKKEYIVYLLCERFLLFYMIDYLTLSLDVSINNTFKSIGLLLKYMDKEVYNVFCLLQKEQQYENMKYVNRSERASLGGSRNGGSEERGANRGKEQQNDSKSDTNQLDSKRNSLKLSGTEFFFCLSWVVTYYSHVFTEFEKLARIFDTLLSNDGIFIIYFTSAIILHKKEELIQIANKKKKEMLYNNMYTETHYIFQNMKWKDLNVDNIIKKTYYYMNYKIPQDTFLEKIRKKISFPPFSPIYSYPFILHYFHYEREREELRNRSVEQSIRSFYAYSKAGGAEERQEERREERQDKRQGEQQEDLQDELPEPPQPPQPPQGEGNPSKECTPANACSLNVPPSKMKTYDEYIHDLLGEQSEGSPEEKRKNPLWRGEKHSKDDNNIYLHYPHSILCNHLEMNKEIIKKHLLVEDFFQYVFYDFIVSYKDICNRQRIRSKKKCYIIQYIKVKGRREHLLIKRKKKKKKNKYEKILHRMAKHVTFLYQHKCRKEKKNKKYMYMNFTTKGKKNAPLSSFRNLPHHKRNQKTIAIIPPIYKYIVQDSLVMENLGHSKKSKLNKAAEKDRLQKQKKRLPYIYYLLRTSIHDSPYFNFFLFFFVVSLFSSLLYYHR from the coding sequence ATGAAAGctcctttaaaaaaggcaaaggaggAAAGAGGCTACTACAGCTGCGTAGATTTCGAAAATTtgtataacaaaaaaaaaaaaagcaaatcgAGATACACAacatatagaaaaaaacattacaGCGATAGTGAactgtttgaaaaaaaaaaagtacaaattaaaaaaaaaaatggatgtatgtacgtacagaAGCACTACATCCCCAGCAGCAAGGACAATGACAGGCTGTACCTGTTTGACAACATaactatttataaaaatcacTTTGACAAGTATGAAGAAAAGAATGATGAGAAGCTGTccaatttaaagaaaatccTGAAGATATATGAAAACGTAACGACGaacgagaagaagaagctgtaCGAATTGATTAaattcttctccttcacgcAAGGAGGATTTCAAAATGATAAGCTGAGACAGAAGTTGTGGCTACTCCTACTCGGATTTAACATCAACTTgtcgaaggaaaaaaattataatgatcACCCGATATCCATCCTTTGTATGAAACAtaagaacaaatttaaatttgtGAATTCGGCCAAGCACTTTAAGTTAAAATGGATCCAAGAGGAGGACGGGGCGGGTGATTGGCGCCCGCGTGAATGTGCCAAAGGTGATTTgcggcaaaaaggagggacTACTCCACATACGCAGagtcaaaataaaatttactattatgataatttttcGTGTCCTCGGAAGAAGGAATTTGTTTTCACCTACGGGGTAAGTGATGAAGGAGggggtcttcccccttcGGCTGACCAGGGGGGACGGTTACCCCCTACCACAGGTGCCCCCTCGGAGGGGTGCCCATCAGTGGGGAGAACCAAATCAAGCGACAAGGATGGAAGCGGAGCCCAATGCGGAAACAAAGCAGCTGCACATGATGGCCACTGTCGTAACCGCAAAAGCACGCGGGCGAGGAGGCGGTTCTACCAGAAGGAAGAGGACGAGAAGTGCCACAGCGCAAGTCCGTCGGCATCGCCGGCACCCCCAAGCTGCTCGTCAAGAACATCGTCAACGCCGTCCGGCAGAACGGAACTGTTATGTATCCCCGCCTTGGAAGCAGTAGATCATTGTGCTTCTGAAAATTCGCTCTACCTATCGGACAGTTTTATTTCCTCGACGACGTCCTTCACAGCGTCGTCCGTGTCATCGTTCGCCTCCAACTGTTCAGACGACATGGACATGGTGGGGAGCAAGTCGAGGAGTAGGCAGAAGAGgcgcaccccccccctgcattTTTTCAGTAGTTCCCACTCGAATGACGGCGCACGGGAGGGGCGCAGCAAGGGGAGTAAGTCGCTAAAAAGGAGATCATCGAGCAAGAGGGTCAATGCCCCTCAAAGGAGTGTCCTCCCAGGGAAGGCCCAACCGAATGATGactccttcccctttttctccgAAGAAAagtaccccaaaaaaaaaaaaacaaacaaaattgCCAAGCGTGAAATAGAGAAGCAGGCCAAAAGGTGCATCGAaaagaagacgaaaaaaatcattcattttttgctccatATTgacaaagagaaaaataattatgataaaaaaaaaaacataaaatttatcataaaattgttcaaggtgatttataaaaacatgtTGGAGGTGGACCTCTACATAGTGGATTATATCCTTCGGAAAAATCAAACGAAAGAAGACACAAACATTTTGTCCTAcctaaaatataatattgaaaataattacaattttaattcaAATTTGAACAAGTGGATTATCGACAGTGTGTTGCTGGACGAAAATGAAAGAGTGCAAGTGAAGAAGGACGTCAAAAGGAGCGTAAACACGTGGAATATACacaaatataacatttacGAAATTAAGAAGAAGTATCaatacattttgaaaaatgtcatttgcagcattttatataaacactcgaataaaattttttacgcgCAGGGGGTACATGACGTTTGTCTCGTTTTCGTcactttatattttcatcacTTTTTGAGGAGGTACAAAAAGTACGTCTTCTTGGAGCACTTCATTTCCAAGTTTGTCGTAAACAAAATttgtgattttattttttcaaaattgaaaagggaGTGTAATGGGCAGCatcccccgggggggtccACCTCCcaggttttttttccacacgaGGGAGGTACAGCGGAGCAGGAAGGGAAGAAGGTGTCCACCCCCGTTCCACACAATAATGAAGATGGTGAGGCGAAAGGAGGGACGTTACCCCCAACGAAGCGGAAGGGACCACTCATCGGAGGAGACATCTTCCAAAACAACATCTACGACATGTTCCTCATGGAGGAAAGGTACATCGAAAAGATATGCCTGCTGAATAATATTAACCTGGAGAGGtatataaagtataaaaagaagaagaagaaaaaagaatacaTCGTATACCTCCTGTGCGAgcgcttcctccttttctacATGATCGACTACTTGACGCTATCGCTGGACGTCTCCATTAACAACACCTTCAAGAGCATCGGCTTGCTGCTCAAGTACATGGACAAGGAGGTCTACAACGTGTTCTGCCTTCTCCAAAAGGAGCAGCAGTATGAAAATATGAAGTACGTGAATAGAAGTGAGAGAGCCAGTTTGGGGGGGAGTCGAAATGGTGGCAGCGAGGAAAGAGGCGCCAACAGAGGGAAGGAGCAGCAGAATGACTCCAAAAGTGATACCAACCAATTGGACAGTAAGAGGAACTCCCTCAAGCTGAGCGGCACCGAATTCTTCTTCTGCCTAAGTTGGGTCGTTACGTACTACTCTCACGTATTCACCGAGTTTGAAAAACTCGCCAGGATTTTTGATACCCTCCTCTCGAATGATGGCATCTTCATAATCTACTTCACCAGCGCCATCATTTTGCACAAGAAGGAGGAGCTCATACAGATTGCcaacaagaagaaaaaggaaatgctcTACAATAATATGTACACCGAGACGCActacatttttcaaaacatGAAATGGAAGGACTTGAATGTGGataacataattaaaaaaacctACTACtatatgaattataaaaTCCCGCAGGATACCTTTTTGGAGAAgataaggaagaaaatttccttcccccccttctcccccatCTATAGCTACCCCTTCATTCTGCACTACTTCCACTATGAGCGGGAGCGGGAGGAGTTGCGCAACCGCTCGGTGGAGCAGTCCATTCGCAGCTTCTACGCGTACAGCAAGGCGGGGGGTGCGGAAGAGCGGCAGGAGGAGCGACGTGAGGAGCGTCAGGATAAGCggcagggggagcagcaggaggatCTGCAAGATGAACTACCGGAGCCGCCGCAACCGCCGCAACCTCCGCAGGGCGAGGGCAACCCCTCGAAGGAGTGCACCCCCGCGAACGCGTGCAGCCTGAACGTGCCGCCCAGCAAGATGAAAACGTACGACGAGTACATCCACGACCTGCTGGGCGAGCAGAGCGAGGGGAGCCCCgaagaaaagaggaagaacccactgtggaggggagaaaagcaCAGCAAAGACGACAACAACATCTACCTGCACTACCCCCATTCAATTCTCTGCAACCACTTAGAAAtgaataaagaaattataaaaaagcaCCTGCTCGTGGAGGATTTCTTCCAGTACGTATTCTACGATTTTATTGTGAGCTACAAAGACATCTGCAACAGGCAAAGGATTaggtccaaaaaaaaatgctacatCATTCAGTACATCAAGGTGAAGGGCAGAAGGGAACACCTCCtgataaagagaaaaaaaaaaaaaaaaaaaaacaagtatgaaaaaatactCCACAGAATGGCAAAACATGTTACGTTTTTATATCAACACAAATgtagaaaggaaaaaaaaaacaaaaaatatatgtacatgaaTTTTACCactaaggggaaaaagaacgCACCCCTCTCCTCCTTTCGCAATTTGCCCCATCACAAACGTAACCAAAAAACAATAGCCATCATCCCACCCATTTATAAGTACATCGTCCAGGATAGCCTCGTTATGGAGAATTTGGGCCACTCCAAAAAGAGCAAGCTCAATAAAGCCGCAGAAAAAGACAGGCTccagaagcagaagaagcgcCTGCCCTACATCTACTACCTGCTTCGCACGTCCATTCACGACTCGCCctattttaatttcttcctgttttttttcgtggtctccctcttctcctctttgCTGTACTACCACCGGTGA
- a CDS encoding hypothetical protein, conserved (encoded by transcript PVX_095055A) — translation MKCRVCILLLLLLVGVRRGRANVVEDDIFYQKGEVEKLTFSLDHRVRDKSKKERVDYTNGENAYAYVDKAIAKVFTLTSEAEIKKFFSLNKDVKTCDYLIAQGSLKKDLQKNKCYRKTFCGVIPHREYIPGGGSSNKRESDLIHCAYMNDTHIVIYHVGRPHLLKPNVVYEELFFQESEKGVISCHAMNINLRYVGIHTSGNNTCIQDYLQEHLKELCNEKKACEIDFKNVKKGNSCSLENNFLIHVNYECVDSCNQKENQTCDIYNGEGRMTTCRYGYNMLPRINDFCEKNYTCNSRVCSVNQFCDEATESCVCKTSLLPVEKTHCLYTHVCDAIKCPEDATCVVERNSKKAECRCDEGKYLHKNECYNMEELERLIKAETTPHEKQYKKDLFIRSALKPEHIYMHCEEGYSIHVVNATLSCYHISFKENKIKYITDRLREACNGRGRCAFGNSVDQVVPPLDSANMCGTKGTIYQYEYVCVRGGPSPPVPVMAQLGRDPPPKSLTKEKGAIFRSRFHSQIECPGGTITVNKAFLKAGDGCEDLDLTNSVKEYCDQLSFCDVGLTHHFDTYCKNDQYLFVHYTCEDLCKTCGPNSSCYGNKYKHKCLCNSPFESKKNHSICEARGSCDAQVCGKNQICKMVDAKATCTCADKYQNVNGVCLPEDKCDLLCPSNKSCLLENGKKICKCINGLTLQNGECVCSDSSQIEEGHLCVPKNKCKRKEYQQLCTNEKEHCVYDEQTDIVRCDCVDHFKRNERGICIPVDYCKNVTCKENEICKVVNNTPTCECKENLKRNSNNECVFNNMCLVNKGNCPIDSECIYHEKKRHQCLCHKKGLVAINGKCVMQDMCRSDQNKCSENSICVNQVNKEPLCICLFNYVKSRSGDSPEGGQTCVVDNPCLAHNGGCSPNEVCTFKNGKVSCACGENYRPRGKDSPTGQAVKRGEATKRGDAGQPGQAHSANENACLPKTSEADQTFTFQYNDDAAIILGSCGIIQFVQKSDQVIWKINSNNHFYIFNYDYPSEGQLSAQVVNKQESSILYLKKTHAGKVFYADFELGHQGCSYGNMFLYAHREEA, via the coding sequence ATGAAGTGCCGGGTGTGCATactactgctgctgctcctcgtAGGGGTGAGGAGGGGCAGAGCGAACGTGGTGGAGGATGATATTTTctaccaaaagggggaggtggAAAAACTTACCTTCTCCCTTGACCACCGAGTGAGAGACAAgtccaaaaaggaaagggtggattacacaaatggggaaaatgccTATGCGTATGTAGACAAGGCAATTGCAAAAGTGTTTACATTAACCTCTGAAGcggagataaaaaaatttttttctctcaacAAAGATGTGAAGACGTGTGATTACTTAATCGCTCAGGGGTCCCTCAAGAAGGACctgcaaaaaaacaaatgctaTAGGAAAACCTTCTGTGGAGTTATCCCCCACAGAGAGTACATaccagggggggggtcctcGAACAAACGGGAGAGCGATTTAATACACTGCGCCTACATGAATGATACACACATTGTGATTTACCATGTGGGGAGGCCTCATCTGCTCAAGCCAAACGTTGTTTACGAAGAACTATTTTTCCAGGAGAGTGAAAAGGGAGTCATCAGCTGTCACGCTATGAACATTAACCTGAGGTATGTGGGCATCCACACAAGTGGGAACAACACCTGCATACAGGACTACCTGCAGGAGCACCTCAAAGAATTGTGTAATGAGAAAAAGGCCTGTGAAattgattttaaaaatgtgaagaaggggaacaGCTGCAGTCTGGAAAACAACTTCCTCATCCATGTGAATTACGAATGCGTGGATAGCTGTAATCAAAAGGAGAACCAAACGTGTGACATTTACAACGGGGAGGGCCGCATGACTACATGCAGGTACGGCTATAACATGCTGCCACGTATTAACGATTTTTGTGAAAAGAATTACACCTGTAATAGTCGCGTTTGCTCGGTTAACCAATTTTGCGATGAGGCAACAGAATCGTGCGTTTGCAAAACGTCGCTGCTGCCGGTGGAGAAGACGCACTGTTTGTATACCCACGTGTGTGACGCGATCAAATGCCCTGAGGACGCCACCTGCGTTGTTGAGAGAAATTCGAAGAAGGCAGAGTGCAGGTGCGACGAAGGGAAGTaccttcacaaaaatgagtgCTACAACATGGAAGAATTGGAGAGACTCATAAAGGCAGAAACCACTCCTCATGAGAAGCAATATAAAAAGGATCTTTTCATCCGTTCGGCTTTAAAGCCGGAACATATTTACATGCACTGTGAAGAAGGCTACTCCATCCATGTGGTTAACGCAACTCTCTCTTGTTACCACATCTCCTTTAAGGAGAACAAAATTAAGTATATTACGGATAGGTTGAGGGAGGCCTGCAACGGAAGGGGGAGGTGCGCCTTTGGCAACAGCGTAGACCAAGTGGTACCTCCCCTGGACTCGGCTAACATGTGTGGCACGAAGGGAACCATTTACCAGTACGAATACGTGTGCGTGCGTGGGGGTCCCTCTCCACCGGTACCTGTGATGGCACAACTGGGCAGAGACCCCCCCCCGAAGAGCCTCACCAAAGAGAAGGGAGCAATTTTCAGGAGCAGATTCCACAGCCAAATAGAATGCCCAGGTGGAACCATAACGGTAAACAAGGCTTTCCTAAAAGCGGGAGACGGTTGTGAAGACCTAGATTTAACCAATTCAGTTAAGGAGTACTGCGACCAGCTTAGCTTTTGCGATGTGGGATTGACACACCACTTTGATACGTATTGTAAGAATGACCAGTACCTGTTCGTTCACTACACTTGTGAGGACCTCTGCAAAACGTGTGGCCCTAATTCGTCCTGCTACGGAAACAAGTACAAACATAAGTGCCTGTGCAATAGCCCCTTCGAGAGTAAAAAGAACCATTCCATTTGCGAAGCACGAGGTAGCTGCGATGCACAGGTATGCGGCAAGAatcaaatttgcaaaatggtaGACGCTAAAgcaacatgcacatgtgcagatAAATACCAAAATGTGAATGGGGTGTGTCTACCGGAAGATAAGTGCGACCTTCTGTGCCCCTCAAACAAATCGTGCCTGCtggaaaatgggaaaaaaatatgcaagtGCATTAATGGGTTGACTCTACAGAACGGCGAGTGCGTCTGCTCGGATAGCAGCCAAATTGAAGAAGGACACCTCTGTGTGCCCAAGAATAAATGTAAACGGAAGGAGTACCAACAGCTCTGCACCAATGAGAAGGAACACTGTGTGTATGATGAGCAGACGGACATTGTGCGGTGCGACTGCGTGGACCACTTCAAGCGGAACGAACGGGGAATTTGCATCCCAGTCGACTACTGCAAAAATGTCACCTGCAAGGAAAATGAGATTTGCAAAGTTGTTAATAATACACCCACATGTGAgtgtaaagaaaatttaaaaagaaatagtaACAATGAATGTGTATTCAATAACATGTGTCTTGTTAATAAAGGGAACTGCCCCATTGATTCGGAGTGCATTTATcacgagaaaaaaaggcatcaGTGTTTGTGCCATAAGAAGGGCCTCGTCGCCATTAATGGCAAGTGCGTCATGCAGGACATGTGCAGGAGCGATCAGAACAAATGCTCCGAAAATTCCATTTGTGTAAATCAAGTGAATAAAGAACCGCTGTGCATATGTTTGTTTAATTATGTGAAGAGTCGGTCGGGCGACTCGCCCGAGGGTGGACAGACGTGCGTGGTGGACAATCCCTGCCTCGCGCACAACGGGGGCTGCTCGCCAAACGAGGTTTGCACgttcaaaaatggaaaggtaAGTTGCGCCTGCGGGGAGAACTACCGCCCCAGGGGGAAGGACAGCCCAACGGGACAAGCGGTcaaacggggggaagcgacCAAACGGGGTGACGCGGGTCAGCCCGGGCAGGCGCACTCAGCAAATGAGAACGCGTGCCTGCCCAAGACGTCCGAGGCGGACCAAACCTTCACCTTCCAGTACAACGACGACGCGGCCATCATTCTCGGGTCCTGCGGAATTATACAGTTTGTGCAAAAGAGCGATCAGGTCATTTGGAAAATTAACAGCAACAATcacttttacatttttaattatgactATCCATCTGAGGGTCAGCTGTCGGCACAAGTCGTGAACAAGCAGGAGAGCAGCATTTTGTACTTAAAGAAAACCCACGCGGGGAAAGTCTTTTACGCCGACTTTGAGTTGGGTCATCAGGGATGCTCCTACGGAAACATGTTTCTCTACGCCCACCGGGAGGAGGCTTAG
- a CDS encoding hypothetical protein, conserved (encoded by transcript PVX_095075A), protein MPLNVQGGKKKPLKAAKKGPVEMTEEEKAFKKEMAEKKKAEEEAKQKLLKAKKK, encoded by the exons ATGCCGCTAAACGTACAG GGAGGAAAGAAGAAGCCGCTGAAGGCCGCCAAGAAGGGACCCGTCGAAATGacggaagaagaaaaagcttttaaaaaggaaatggcCGAGAAGAAAAA GGCCGAAGAAGAAGCTAAACAGAAATTGTTGAAGGCCAAAAAGAAGTAA
- a CDS encoding hypothetical protein, conserved (encoded by transcript PVX_095050A) codes for MEEFNETLEGLEGKIAEYEKQLALVREEIKKYEETSGEEDEQIKNLRKLECDMLEVINLTLDLINYKKQNEAEGDALEPSLEKEPAEEANQDATNEASAVIGRTCSFIYESKKVYGLIQNVVKENGTEQLLINIFENNEQIMIPPKYVLMNEVLTESALAENTQFQALYKKDGLWYDCIVSKSKGDTFLVNYIGYNTSEYVKNDQVRIKKKKKVKEIVTPAGYKIPENLIVKENDSLKVQMRKKKKRIALKKKQKSELINKEYTNKTQQWRSFHEKAVSKSKHLLVAHKKVENIEYKNAPSSFTIRRKFDCHDNED; via the exons ATGGAGGAATTTAACGAAACGTTGGAGGGGTTAGAG GGCAAAATAGCCGAGTATGAAAAACAGCTAGCCTTGGTaagggaagaaataaaaaagtatgaagAGACCTCCGGAGAAGAAGAtgagcaaattaaaaaccTGAGGAAGTTGGAATGTGACATGCTGGAGGTGATAAACTTGACGCTCGATTTGATTAACTACAAAAAGCAAA ATGAAGCGGAAGGAGACGCGCTGGAACCGAGCCTGGAGAAAGAACCCGCGGAGGAGGCAAACCAAGATGCCACAAACGAAGCAAGCGCAGTCATTGGGAGAACATGCAGCTTCATTTATGAAAGTAAAAAAGTCTACGGACTGATCCAAAACGTCGTTAAGGAAAACGGCACAGAACAGCTgctaataaatatatttgaaaacAACGAGCAGATTATGATCCCCCCCAAGTATGTCCTCATGAACGAGGTGCTCACGGAGTCCGCGCTCGCGGAGAACACCCAGTTCCAGGCCCTCTACAAGAAGGACGG ccTCTGGTACGACTGCATCGTCTCGAAGAGCAAAGGCGACACGTTCCTCGTCAACTACATCGGCTATAACACCAGCGAATACGTGAAGAACGACCAAgtgagaataaaaaaaaaaaaaaaagtgaaagaaatAGTCACCCCCGCGGGCTATAAAATCCCCGAAAATCTAATCGTAAAGGAAAACGACTCTTTAAAAGttcaaatgaggaaaaagaaaaaaagaatagctctcaaaaagaagcaaaaaagtgaATTGATAAATAAAGAGTACACAAATAAAACGCAGCAGTGGAGGTCCTTTCACGAAAAGGCCGTCAGCAAAAGCAAGCACTTGCTTGTGGCCCATAAGAAGGTGGAAAATATTGAGTATAAAAACGCCCCCTCCAGTTTCACCATTAGGAGGAAGTTCGACTGCCATGATAATGAGGACTGA
- a CDS encoding hypothetical protein, conserved (encoded by transcript PVX_095065A) → MFVNKKLFSFYKNNTFAFCLGSTWFLLINSGLLFTAKYFNNFESRHSYIEDAVSVLRVYLNYADIASVKILKKKGNIDSSNERAKCELLLSHKGEHIYLHVNAVKNDKAKKGYANSDELDDEEGKDISDYIENPYLIKKEIKLLLQRLRSFISSFTSSGGDADKGQSDQHGQANETGADNALQRDDEVPNKHVDMLNIIGKGKKWKINNIMMVKKEKLTNELQKNGENKSLLNRVNHLVNNFFHYKYEIHAVHGHPAHNSYFYKYDQKKKTFSQKQKNLGKFLFCAFLLSTLLAIKRIYIYTNSYFGLNFVKQFVLSNDQLYKIMGNSPIQILSISGVHEKNYLNSKVFIQALDKQGVVQMTATRGKMDKGFFILHAKLLLGSQTIELRRGDSRAGSIH, encoded by the coding sequence atgtttGTCAACAAAAAACTCTTCAGCTTTTACAAAAACAACACCTTTGCCTTTTGCCTGGGAAGCACATGGTTCCTACTCATAAACAGCGGCCTGCTGTTCACCGCAAAGTactttaacaattttgaaagTCGTCACTCCTACATCGAGGACGCAGTCAGCGTTCTAAGGGTGTACCTGAATTATGCAGATATTGCTAGcgtgaaaattttaaaaaaaaaggggaacataGATTCATCAAATGAAAGGGCAAAGTGTGAACTGCTTTTGTCCCATAAGGGGGAGCATATTTACCTGCATGTGAACGctgtaaaaaatgacaaggcaaaaaagggatacGCGAACTCAGACGAACTGGACGATGAAGAAGGCAAAGACATTTCGGACTATATAGAAAATCCTtacttaataaaaaaggaaataaagcTCCTTCTACAGAGGCTACGATCATTCATTTCATCGTTTACCTCAAGCGGGGGTGACGCAGATAAGGGGCAATCTGACCAACACGGTCAAGCAAACGAAACAGGAGCAGACAACGCATTACAGCGTGATGATGAAGTACCGAACAAACACGTGGACATGTTAAACATCAttgggaaggggaaaaaatggaaaattaaCAACATAATGatggttaaaaaagaaaagttaaCAAACGAGCTGcagaaaaatggggaaaataaatccCTACTAAACCGCGTAAACCATTTggtgaataattttttccattacaAATACGAAATACATGCCGTGCATGGCCATCCTGCACACAATTCGTACTTTTACAAGTAtgaccagaaaaaaaaaacatttagccaaaagcaaaaaaatctGGGGAAATTCCTCTTTTGCGCATTCCTCCTATCTACCCTCCTCGCcattaaaagaatttacaTTTACACAAATTCCTATTTTGGTTTAAATTTCGTCAAACAGTTTGTGCTAAGTAATGACCAGCTGTACAAAATTATGGGGAACAGTCCAATTCAAATTTTGAGCATATCTGGagtacatgaaaaaaattacctgaaCAGCAAGGTGTTTATTCAGGCCTTGGACAAACAGGGCGTCGTTCAAATGACGGCCACCAGGGGCAAAATGGACAAGGGGTTTTTCATCCTCCACGCGAAGCTGCTGCTGGGCAGTCAGACGATCGAGTTGCGCAGGGGGGACTCCCGCGCGGGAAGCATCCATTAG